The Streptococcus toyakuensis genome has a window encoding:
- a CDS encoding ABC transporter permease: protein MIKRKTYWKDLIQSFTGSKGRFLSILTLMMLGSLALVGLKVTSPNMEATANAYLRAAQTLDLAVMSNYGLDQEDQEELKQTQGAEVEFGYLTDVTMDNGQDAIRLYSKPDRISTFQLRKGRLPQSDKEIALASHLQGQYRVGQEISFKEKEEGHSSLKDHTYTITGFVDSAEILSQRDMGYAGSGSGTLTAYGVILPSQFDQKVYNIARLKYQDLAGLNAFSAAYEEKSKQRQEDLEQVLSDNGKARLQLLKKEGQESLGKGQETLDKAETNLQEGKRRLATAQARLQAQESQLALLPQAQRDQASAQLTQAKQELSKEEDKLKQAEQNLAQEKEKLEKHQQVLDDLAEPKYQVYNRQTMPGGQGYLMYSNASASIRAVGNIFPVVLYAVAAMVTFTTMTRFVDEERTHAGIFKALGYRSKDIIAKFLLYGLVAGTVGTALGSILGHYLLAGVISSVITKGMVVGEIQIQFYWSYSLLALGLSWLASVLPAYLVARRELHDEAAQLLLPKPPVKGAKILLERIGFIWRRLSFTHKVTARNIFRYKQRMSMTIFGVAGSVALLFAGLGIQSSVAGVPSRQFQQIQQYQMIVSENPSATNQDKAELEEMLKGQDIQDYQKIYSKTLDKDFKGKAGLQTITLMMTEKEDLTPFIHLQHHQQELTLKDGVVITDKLAQLAGVKVGQTLEIEGKELKVAAITENYVGHFIYMNQASYEQIHGQLPQANTYLVSLRDTSATSIERQAGLLMNQSAVSSVVQNASAIRLFDSVASSLNQTMTILVIVSVLLAIVILYNLTNINVAERIRELSTIKVLGFHNNEVTLYIYRETIVLSLVGIVLGLAAGFYLHQFLIQMISPATILFYPQVVWEVYVIPVVAVSTILTLLGFFVNYHLRKVDMLEALKSVE from the coding sequence ATGATCAAGCGAAAAACCTATTGGAAGGACTTAATTCAGTCCTTCACAGGCTCCAAGGGGCGTTTTTTATCCATCTTGACCTTGATGATGTTGGGTTCTTTAGCCCTAGTAGGCCTCAAAGTGACTAGCCCCAACATGGAGGCGACAGCTAATGCTTATTTAAGAGCTGCTCAAACCTTGGATTTGGCAGTTATGTCTAATTATGGTTTGGATCAAGAAGATCAAGAAGAACTAAAACAGACGCAGGGCGCAGAGGTTGAGTTTGGCTATTTGACAGATGTGACTATGGATAATGGGCAGGATGCCATTCGGCTGTACTCCAAACCAGATCGAATTTCAACCTTTCAGCTAAGAAAGGGACGACTTCCGCAGTCAGATAAGGAAATCGCCTTGGCAAGTCATTTGCAAGGTCAATATCGTGTGGGACAGGAAATTAGCTTTAAAGAAAAAGAAGAGGGTCATTCCTCTTTAAAAGACCATACTTATACCATTACTGGTTTTGTGGATTCAGCTGAAATCCTCTCCCAGCGAGATATGGGCTACGCAGGAAGTGGAAGTGGGACTCTGACAGCCTATGGGGTGATTTTACCTAGTCAGTTTGATCAGAAAGTTTACAATATAGCTCGTTTGAAATATCAAGATTTAGCAGGCTTAAATGCTTTTTCAGCAGCTTATGAAGAGAAATCCAAGCAACGTCAGGAAGATCTTGAACAAGTTTTATCAGATAATGGCAAGGCACGTCTGCAACTCTTGAAAAAAGAAGGACAAGAGTCTCTAGGCAAAGGCCAAGAAACCCTTGATAAGGCTGAGACTAATCTGCAGGAAGGCAAGCGTCGTTTAGCAACTGCTCAAGCTCGTTTACAGGCTCAGGAAAGTCAACTAGCCTTGCTGCCTCAAGCACAGAGAGACCAGGCTAGTGCTCAACTTACCCAAGCCAAGCAGGAATTGAGCAAGGAAGAGGACAAACTCAAGCAGGCTGAACAAAATCTAGCCCAAGAAAAGGAAAAACTAGAAAAACATCAGCAAGTCTTGGATGATTTAGCTGAGCCCAAGTATCAAGTCTATAATCGTCAGACCATGCCTGGCGGTCAAGGCTACCTCATGTACAGTAATGCTTCAGCCAGTATTCGGGCAGTAGGCAATATCTTTCCTGTAGTGCTTTATGCTGTAGCAGCCATGGTGACCTTTACAACTATGACTCGCTTTGTGGATGAAGAGCGAACACATGCAGGGATTTTTAAGGCCTTGGGTTATCGCAGTAAGGATATTATCGCCAAATTTCTCCTCTACGGTCTAGTAGCTGGGACTGTAGGAACAGCTCTAGGTAGTATACTTGGACATTATTTACTAGCCGGTGTAATTTCAAGTGTCATTACAAAAGGCATGGTGGTGGGAGAAATCCAGATTCAGTTCTATTGGAGCTATAGCTTACTGGCTCTTGGTTTGAGTTGGTTGGCGAGTGTGTTACCAGCCTATCTGGTGGCTCGGAGGGAACTTCATGATGAAGCAGCCCAGCTTTTACTGCCTAAACCTCCTGTTAAAGGAGCTAAAATCTTACTGGAGCGCATCGGTTTTATCTGGCGTCGTCTCAGTTTTACCCATAAGGTAACAGCCCGTAATATCTTCCGTTATAAACAGCGGATGTCGATGACGATTTTTGGTGTGGCAGGTTCAGTCGCTCTGCTCTTTGCCGGTTTGGGAATTCAATCCTCTGTAGCAGGAGTTCCGTCTAGACAGTTTCAACAAATCCAACAGTATCAAATGATTGTCTCTGAAAATCCTAGTGCGACCAATCAGGACAAGGCAGAACTGGAAGAGATGTTGAAAGGGCAGGACATCCAAGACTACCAGAAAATTTATTCTAAGACGCTAGACAAGGATTTCAAAGGTAAGGCTGGTCTTCAAACTATTACCCTTATGATGACAGAGAAGGAGGATTTGACGCCCTTTATCCATCTGCAACATCATCAGCAAGAGCTGACATTAAAAGATGGGGTCGTTATCACAGATAAACTCGCCCAGCTGGCAGGTGTTAAGGTTGGACAGACTTTAGAAATTGAAGGTAAGGAGCTAAAGGTCGCTGCTATTACTGAGAACTACGTAGGTCATTTTATCTATATGAACCAAGCTAGCTATGAGCAAATTCACGGCCAGCTACCCCAAGCCAACACTTATCTGGTTTCGCTAAGGGATACCAGTGCAACTAGTATCGAAAGGCAGGCCGGCTTACTTATGAATCAATCTGCGGTGTCCAGCGTTGTCCAAAATGCTTCAGCCATTCGACTCTTTGACTCGGTCGCAAGTTCACTCAATCAGACCATGACCATCTTGGTCATCGTATCGGTTCTGTTGGCTATTGTTATCCTTTACAATCTAACCAATATCAACGTGGCTGAGAGAATCCGTGAACTCTCCACTATCAAGGTTCTCGGTTTTCATAACAATGAAGTCACTCTCTACATTTACCGTGAGACGATTGTGCTGTCCCTTGTGGGAATTGTCCTTGGTCTAGCAGCTGGTTTCTATTTACACCAATTTTTGATTCAAATGATTTCTCCTGCGACTATTCTCTTTTATCCGCAGGTAGTCTGGGAAGTCTATGTAATCCCAGTGGTAGCAGTAAGCACCATTTTGACCTTGCTTGGATTCTTTGTCAATTATCATCTGAGAAAGGTTGATATGCTTGAAGCATTGAAATCTGTAGAGTAA
- the tpx gene encoding thiol peroxidase, producing MVTFLGNPVSFTGKQLQVGDKALDFSLTTTDLSKKSLADFDGKKKVLSVVPSIDTGICSTQTRRFNEELAGLDNTVVLTVSMDLPFAQKRWCGAEGIENAIMLSDYFDHSFGRDYALLINEWHLLARAVFVLDTDNTIRYVEYVDNINSEPNFEAAIAAAKAL from the coding sequence ATGGTAACTTTTCTCGGAAATCCTGTGAGCTTTACAGGTAAACAACTACAAGTCGGCGATAAGGCGCTTGATTTTTCTCTCACTACAACAGATCTTTCTAAAAAATCTCTGGCTGATTTTGATGGCAAGAAAAAAGTCTTGAGTGTCGTGCCTTCTATCGATACAGGTATCTGCTCAACTCAAACGCGTCGCTTTAATGAAGAACTGGCTGGACTGGACAATACGGTTGTCTTGACTGTTTCCATGGACCTACCGTTTGCCCAGAAACGTTGGTGCGGTGCTGAAGGCATTGAAAATGCCATCATGCTCTCAGACTATTTCGACCATTCCTTTGGACGTGATTATGCCCTCTTAATCAATGAGTGGCACCTATTGGCACGCGCAGTCTTTGTCCTCGATACTGACAATACGATTCGCTACGTTGAATACGTGGATAATATTAACTCTGAACCAAACTTCGAAGCCGCAATTGCAGCTGCTAAAGCCCTATAG
- the psaA gene encoding metal ABC transporter substrate-binding lipoprotein/adhesin PsaA, which yields MKKLGTLLVLFLSVIALVACASGKKDTASGQKLKVVATNSIIADITKNIAGDKIDLHSIVPIGQDPHEYEPLPEDVKKTSEADLIFYNGINLETGGNAWFTKLVENAKKTENKDYFAVSEGVDVIYLEGKNEKGKEDPHAWLNLENGIIFAKNIAKQLSAKDPNNKEFYEKNLKEYTDKLDKLDKESKDKFNNIPAEKKLIVTSEGAFKYFSKAYGVPSAYIWEINTEEEGTPEQIKTLVEKLRQTKVPSLFVESSVDDRPMKTVSQDTNIPIYAQIFTDSIAEQGKEGDSYYNMMKYNLDKIAEGLAK from the coding sequence ATGAAAAAATTAGGTACATTACTCGTTCTCTTTCTTTCCGTCATTGCTCTTGTAGCATGTGCTAGCGGAAAAAAAGATACAGCTTCTGGTCAAAAACTAAAAGTTGTTGCTACAAACTCAATCATCGCTGATATTACTAAAAATATTGCTGGTGACAAAATTGATCTTCATAGTATCGTTCCGATTGGGCAAGACCCACACGAATACGAACCACTTCCTGAAGATGTTAAGAAAACTTCTGAGGCAGACCTCATTTTCTATAACGGTATCAACCTTGAAACAGGTGGCAATGCCTGGTTTACAAAATTGGTAGAAAATGCCAAGAAGACTGAAAACAAAGACTACTTTGCAGTCAGTGAAGGTGTTGATGTTATCTACCTTGAAGGAAAAAATGAAAAAGGTAAAGAAGACCCACACGCTTGGCTCAACCTTGAAAATGGGATTATCTTTGCTAAAAATATCGCTAAACAATTGAGCGCCAAAGATCCTAACAACAAGGAATTCTATGAAAAAAATCTCAAAGAATATACTGATAAGTTAGACAAACTTGATAAAGAAAGTAAGGATAAATTTAATAACATCCCTGCTGAAAAGAAACTCATTGTAACCAGCGAAGGAGCATTCAAATACTTCTCTAAAGCCTATGGTGTCCCAAGTGCTTACATCTGGGAAATCAACACTGAAGAAGAAGGAACACCTGAACAAATCAAGACCTTGGTTGAAAAACTTCGCCAAACAAAAGTTCCATCACTCTTTGTAGAATCAAGTGTGGATGACCGTCCAATGAAAACTGTTTCTCAAGACACAAACATCCCAATCTACGCACAAATCTTTACTGACTCTATCGCAGAACAAGGTAAAGAAGGCGACAGCTACTACAACATGATGAAATACAACCTTGATAAGATTGCTGAAGGATTGGCAAAATAA
- a CDS encoding metal ABC transporter permease: protein MIAEFIDGLQKFHFLQNALITAIVVGVVAGAVGCFIILRGMSLMGDAISHAVLPGVALSFILGLDFFIGAIVFGLLAAIIITYIKGNSIIKSDTAIGITFSSFLALGIILISVAKSSTDLFHILFGNILAVQDTDMFITMGVGAVILLLIWIFFKQLLITSFDELLAKAMGMPVNFYHYLLMVLLTLVSVTAMQSVGTILIVAMLITPAATAYLYANSLKSMIFLSSTFGATASVLGLFIGYSFNVAAGSSIVLTAASFFLISFFIAPKQRYLKLKNKHLLK from the coding sequence ATGATTGCAGAATTTATCGATGGATTGCAAAAATTCCATTTCCTACAAAATGCCTTGATAACAGCTATTGTCGTCGGGGTCGTAGCTGGAGCTGTGGGATGTTTCATCATTCTACGCGGGATGTCACTCATGGGAGATGCCATTTCACATGCTGTCTTACCAGGTGTAGCCCTCTCCTTTATCTTGGGCCTTGACTTCTTTATCGGAGCCATTGTCTTTGGACTGCTAGCTGCCATCATCATTACCTACATCAAGGGAAACTCGATTATCAAAAGCGATACCGCCATCGGCATTACCTTTTCTTCTTTCTTAGCCCTCGGTATCATCTTGATTAGTGTCGCTAAAAGTTCAACTGACCTTTTCCATATCCTTTTTGGTAATATCCTGGCCGTCCAAGATACGGATATGTTTATTACTATGGGTGTGGGTGCAGTCATTCTCTTGTTAATCTGGATTTTCTTCAAGCAACTCTTGATAACTTCCTTTGATGAACTCTTGGCTAAAGCCATGGGAATGCCTGTCAATTTCTATCACTACCTTCTCATGGTACTCTTGACTCTCGTGTCTGTGACAGCCATGCAAAGTGTCGGAACTATCCTGATTGTAGCCATGCTGATTACCCCAGCTGCAACTGCTTATCTGTATGCTAATAGCCTGAAAAGTATGATTTTCCTTTCCTCAACCTTTGGAGCTACTGCTTCAGTTTTGGGACTCTTTATTGGCTATAGTTTTAATGTTGCGGCAGGTTCTAGTATCGTGCTTACAGCCGCTAGTTTCTTTCTCATTAGCTTCTTTATCGCTCCAAAACAACGATATTTGAAACTAAAAAATAAACATTTGTTAAAATAA
- a CDS encoding metal ABC transporter ATP-binding protein, protein MIRIENLSVSYKETLALKDISLVLHGPTITGIIGPNGAGKSTLLKGMLGIIPHQGQAFLDDKEVKKSLHRIAYVEQKINIDYNFPIKVKECVSLGLFPSIPLFRSLKAKHWKKVKEALEIVGLADYAERQISQLSGGQFQRVLIARCLVQEADYILLDEPFVGIDSVSEEIIMNTLRDLKKAGKTVLIVHHDLSKVPHYFDQVLLVNREVIAFGPTKETFTETNLKEAYGNRLFFNGGDL, encoded by the coding sequence ATGATACGTATCGAAAACCTCAGTGTCTCCTACAAAGAAACGTTGGCACTTAAGGATATTTCACTAGTGCTCCATGGACCGACAATTACAGGTATCATTGGCCCAAACGGTGCTGGAAAATCAACATTATTAAAAGGGATGCTGGGAATTATCCCACATCAAGGTCAGGCATTTCTCGATGACAAGGAAGTTAAAAAATCCTTACATCGAATTGCCTATGTCGAACAAAAAATCAATATCGACTACAACTTTCCCATCAAGGTCAAGGAATGCGTCTCGTTAGGACTCTTTCCCTCTATCCCTCTCTTTCGAAGTTTAAAGGCTAAACATTGGAAGAAAGTGAAAGAAGCCCTTGAAATCGTCGGTCTAGCTGACTACGCTGAACGTCAAATCAGTCAACTGTCTGGAGGTCAATTCCAGCGGGTCTTGATTGCCAGATGTTTGGTACAGGAAGCCGACTATATCCTCTTGGATGAACCCTTTGTTGGGATTGACTCTGTCAGTGAGGAAATCATCATGAATACGCTGAGAGATCTGAAAAAAGCTGGGAAGACGGTTCTCATCGTCCACCACGACCTCAGCAAGGTTCCCCACTACTTCGATCAAGTCTTGCTTGTTAATCGAGAAGTGATTGCCTTTGGTCCAACCAAAGAAACCTTTACCGAAACCAATCTAAAAGAAGCTTACGGTAATCGACTCTTTTTCAATGGAGGTGACCTATGA